A window of Cohnella herbarum contains these coding sequences:
- a CDS encoding MATE family efflux transporter has product MDAENLHYFEKAPIAKAVAHFAVPMMLGMSMSVIYSILNAYFLGTLHNTAMLTALALTLPLFAIIMALGNLIGMGSGTFISRLLGEKKYDDVKHVSSFAFYSSIVLGLIVMAVGLPLIDQIVHGLGATPDSFGFTKDYVTIMLIGSPFVVLFFTLENIVRSEGSAITSMVGMILSVVVNIILDALVIFVFHWDVIGVASATVVSNLVASAFYAFHLGYKSQFLSVSVKWFKATKDILSNVLKIGVPVFVMSIFLGTMSLVLNHFLVEYGDQAVAGFGISSRLLQFPEFILMGLCEGVVPLIAFSFTANKLRMKHTIGFTIKTIVALAVAFGVIVYLTSDHLIGLFTNDPQLIEMGSYILHVTFLSLFISGTTALFTGIFQATAQGTAAFIMSVIQGITLIPVLYIANRMNGFHGVVWSLVIADAVAFLVGGIMLYVLRTKLQPDLDHLAN; this is encoded by the coding sequence ATGGATGCAGAAAACCTTCATTACTTTGAAAAAGCACCGATCGCTAAAGCCGTAGCTCACTTCGCCGTACCGATGATGCTAGGCATGTCAATGAGTGTCATCTATTCCATCTTGAATGCCTATTTCCTTGGTACGCTCCACAATACGGCCATGTTAACCGCACTCGCACTAACCTTGCCGTTATTCGCGATCATTATGGCGCTGGGCAATTTGATTGGCATGGGTAGCGGAACATTTATCTCCCGTTTACTAGGCGAGAAAAAATACGATGATGTAAAACATGTGTCTTCATTCGCCTTTTACAGCAGTATAGTTCTCGGTCTTATCGTGATGGCCGTCGGCCTCCCTTTGATCGATCAGATCGTTCATGGGCTGGGGGCAACGCCCGACTCCTTCGGATTCACGAAGGATTATGTCACGATCATGCTTATCGGTTCACCATTCGTCGTATTATTCTTCACGCTGGAGAATATCGTGCGCTCGGAGGGTTCGGCAATCACGTCAATGGTCGGTATGATTCTCAGCGTTGTCGTCAATATTATTCTCGATGCGCTCGTCATCTTCGTGTTCCATTGGGACGTGATCGGCGTTGCGTCCGCTACGGTCGTCTCTAACTTGGTTGCGAGTGCATTCTACGCCTTCCATTTGGGGTACAAAAGCCAATTCTTATCCGTCTCCGTAAAATGGTTCAAAGCTACGAAGGACATTCTGAGCAATGTATTGAAAATCGGAGTTCCCGTCTTTGTTATGAGTATCTTCTTGGGCACAATGTCACTCGTCTTAAACCACTTTCTTGTCGAATATGGGGATCAGGCCGTAGCGGGGTTCGGAATTTCATCTCGGTTACTGCAATTTCCCGAGTTTATTCTGATGGGCTTATGCGAGGGAGTCGTGCCGTTGATTGCCTTCTCTTTTACAGCGAATAAATTACGCATGAAGCATACCATCGGATTCACGATCAAAACGATTGTGGCGTTAGCGGTCGCGTTCGGCGTCATCGTCTATCTGACTTCCGACCATTTAATCGGTTTATTTACGAATGACCCGCAACTCATTGAAATGGGCAGTTACATTCTTCATGTGACGTTCTTGTCCCTATTCATTTCAGGAACGACGGCGTTGTTTACGGGGATCTTTCAAGCAACGGCGCAAGGAACCGCCGCGTTTATTATGTCCGTTATTCAAGGAATTACTTTGATTCCCGTGTTGTATATCGCCAATCGAATGAACGGCTTCCATGGGGTCGTCTGGTCGCTCGTCATTGCGGATGCCGTTGCGTTCCTTGTCGGTGGCATCATGCTGTATGTTCTGCGGACCAAATTGCAGCCGGATTTAGATCATTTAGCAAACTAA
- a CDS encoding helix-turn-helix domain-containing protein, translating into MSFSEKLLRLRKEKGYSQEALAEKLCTTRQAISKWENGQGFPETEKLLMLGNLFEVSIDYLLKETEEKDSGEERGYYVSQEMAEGYLSHQQKSSNRIATGLCLLILACLPYLMFREEPVVYSFLIILLGASGAVVLLSAILKDEERYHVLEKDALMLDQGYVKQLTERFNRLKRRYSAVIIPGAGMVAIGGMAFLLEKKGISEGALVPYYPVCVVLIAMGAYAIIRASTMWSSYDLLIYNEKHLNRKNTGFWNKIRKKLAG; encoded by the coding sequence ATGTCATTTAGCGAAAAACTATTGCGACTAAGAAAAGAAAAGGGATACTCCCAGGAAGCGCTAGCCGAAAAGCTGTGCACAACTAGACAGGCAATCAGTAAGTGGGAAAACGGACAAGGGTTTCCCGAAACTGAAAAGCTGCTTATGCTCGGCAATCTGTTCGAGGTGTCCATTGACTACTTGCTGAAGGAGACCGAGGAGAAGGACAGCGGGGAAGAGCGTGGGTATTATGTCAGCCAAGAGATGGCGGAAGGGTATTTGAGCCATCAGCAGAAGTCGTCCAACCGCATTGCGACGGGCTTGTGCCTGCTCATTCTGGCCTGCTTGCCGTATTTGATGTTTCGCGAAGAACCGGTTGTTTATTCCTTCCTTATCATTTTGTTGGGGGCGTCGGGTGCCGTTGTCCTCTTGTCCGCCATACTGAAGGACGAGGAGCGCTACCATGTGTTGGAGAAAGATGCCCTGATGCTGGATCAGGGTTACGTAAAGCAATTAACGGAACGTTTTAATCGATTGAAGAGGAGGTATTCAGCCGTGATCATCCCCGGAGCTGGCATGGTTGCGATAGGCGGAATGGCTTTTTTGTTGGAGAAAAAGGGGATTTCCGAAGGCGCATTGGTCCCATATTATCCGGTTTGCGTCGTTTTGATCGCCATGGGCGCATATGCAATCATTCGAGCATCTACAATGTGGTCCTCCTATGATCTGCTGATTTACAACGAGAAACATTTGAATCGGAAGAACACGGGCTTCTGGAATAAAATCAGGAAAAAGCTGGCCGGATAA
- a CDS encoding TetR/AcrR family transcriptional regulator gives MKKQQPQISEDKILETSWELLGEEGIEKFSLRRLAERLGIQAPSLYWYFKSKQNLYQRLANQVSKMILEEFHSEGDWKEQMTGLAVTVRSVLSRYPCSTQLMMMTLPHEPDIIRFTNRMLLCVESTPLEQEQKMQVVTTLVNYVFYFVLDDYQHERNVSAILKDQEELPGDEMIRLLDSMGESEAGLFRRMFTNGLFELMGTDRAFEFGLKLILLGIEQIIKEQEK, from the coding sequence ATGAAAAAGCAGCAGCCTCAGATTTCGGAGGATAAGATTTTGGAAACCTCGTGGGAGCTTCTGGGGGAGGAGGGCATCGAGAAATTCAGCTTGAGACGATTGGCCGAACGGCTGGGAATTCAGGCTCCCTCCCTGTACTGGTACTTCAAGAGCAAGCAGAATCTCTATCAGCGTCTGGCCAACCAGGTGTCAAAAATGATTCTGGAGGAGTTCCACTCCGAAGGGGACTGGAAGGAGCAGATGACGGGGCTTGCGGTAACGGTACGGAGTGTGCTCAGCCGGTATCCCTGCTCCACGCAGCTCATGATGATGACGCTGCCCCACGAACCGGACATCATTCGGTTCACTAACCGTATGCTGCTATGCGTGGAATCGACGCCGCTTGAGCAAGAGCAGAAAATGCAAGTGGTGACTACGCTTGTGAATTATGTGTTCTATTTCGTTCTGGACGATTATCAACACGAGCGCAATGTCTCCGCTATCCTTAAGGATCAGGAAGAGCTTCCGGGTGATGAGATGATTCGCCTTCTGGACTCCATGGGCGAGTCGGAAGCGGGATTGTTCCGGAGGATGTTCACGAACGGGTTGTTCGAGCTGATGGGAACCGACCGGGCGTTCGAGTTCGGCTTGAAGCTGATTCTGCTGGGCATCGAGCAGATAATAAAGGAGCAGGAGAAGTAG
- a CDS encoding GyrI-like domain-containing protein, whose product MANYTLEEKDIFTVLGFGTELKSDYTDYAGINKEKSDFWKAVEQDGRLDTLKSIATNDYIFAVNEAVNNKMMHYAGVMTEESVPDATRVIQFPKGEYLVVKGEAKTADELSNQLAGIAFGQVLPEAKNFAYVGGPNATVEMGQHNGFVFGEMWIPVVRK is encoded by the coding sequence ATGGCGAATTATACCCTTGAAGAAAAAGACATCTTTACCGTCTTAGGTTTTGGAACCGAGCTTAAGAGCGATTACACGGACTATGCCGGCATCAACAAGGAAAAGTCGGATTTTTGGAAGGCCGTCGAACAAGATGGAAGGCTTGATACATTAAAATCCATCGCCACGAATGATTACATTTTTGCCGTGAATGAAGCGGTGAATAACAAGATGATGCACTATGCCGGCGTCATGACAGAGGAATCCGTACCTGATGCAACCAGAGTCATCCAATTCCCTAAAGGCGAATACCTCGTTGTTAAAGGGGAAGCGAAGACGGCTGATGAGCTGAGTAATCAACTGGCCGGCATTGCCTTTGGCCAAGTCTTGCCGGAAGCTAAAAATTTCGCCTATGTCGGCGGACCGAATGCAACGGTTGAGATGGGTCAGCACAACGGCTTCGTATTCGGTGAAATGTGGATTCCCGTTGTTAGGAAGTAA
- a CDS encoding glycosyltransferase family 2 protein, translating into MQPTSLVTIAILAKDKAHVLPMYLNLIENQTYPASQIKLYIRTNNNRDHTASVLEQWIEKVKDKYSEIHFDSSDVEEPVQEFGPHEWNYLRFKVLGRLRQESIEWAKARGTHYFVIDCDNFIVPETLEMLLHTRLPVVGPLLRNGDDPLSNYSNYHYDTDENGYYKYSSLYFDVLWKSIKGLIEVGVIHCTYLVRNEVLDVVKYDDGSGRYEYVIFSDTLRKSGIPQYIDNRREYGKLTFCNTEEEFGLKNITI; encoded by the coding sequence ATGCAACCGACCTCTCTTGTAACCATTGCCATTCTTGCTAAGGATAAAGCCCATGTATTGCCTATGTACCTTAACCTAATCGAGAATCAGACCTATCCGGCTTCGCAAATCAAGCTTTATATACGTACGAATAACAATCGAGATCATACGGCAAGCGTGCTTGAGCAGTGGATTGAAAAAGTAAAAGACAAGTATTCGGAAATTCATTTCGATTCAAGCGATGTTGAGGAACCCGTACAAGAATTTGGTCCGCATGAATGGAATTATTTGAGGTTCAAAGTATTAGGACGTTTACGTCAAGAATCTATAGAATGGGCAAAAGCAAGAGGGACTCATTACTTTGTCATTGATTGCGATAACTTTATCGTACCCGAAACGCTTGAAATGCTTCTTCATACCCGTTTGCCGGTGGTTGGACCATTGCTGCGAAACGGCGATGATCCATTGAGTAATTATTCCAACTATCACTATGATACCGATGAAAATGGTTACTACAAATATTCAAGCTTATACTTTGATGTTTTATGGAAGTCAATCAAGGGATTGATCGAGGTCGGGGTCATTCATTGCACTTACTTGGTTCGGAATGAAGTTTTGGATGTTGTCAAATACGATGATGGCAGCGGCAGATATGAATATGTAATATTTAGCGATACGTTAAGAAAGTCCGGTATCCCCCAGTATATCGATAATCGTCGTGAATATGGCAAGCTTACTTTTTGTAATACGGAAGAAGAGTTCGGTTTAAAGAATATCACGATATGA
- a CDS encoding phage tail protein, producing MSYNVDFKNVSTVGLESSPVAEALAGLRANEARYFMNKYKHEYTVVPASESQDTLDYVNRILKEERGIEFAAKPLETSFFQVENIRWAFVFYEDGLGVNVLYTVDDPKKRAVGFKLSEGMEVPKELEEKKFKFARQKSKLAGTIRGTFFVIKGEY from the coding sequence ATGTCCTATAACGTTGACTTTAAGAATGTGTCTACGGTAGGTTTAGAGTCTTCGCCTGTAGCAGAAGCTCTTGCCGGTTTACGCGCGAATGAAGCCCGCTACTTCATGAACAAATACAAGCATGAGTACACGGTCGTACCCGCCAGCGAAAGCCAGGATACCCTGGATTACGTGAACCGAATTTTGAAAGAAGAACGCGGTATCGAGTTTGCAGCCAAGCCACTGGAAACGTCGTTTTTTCAAGTGGAAAATATCCGATGGGCCTTCGTCTTTTATGAGGACGGTCTAGGGGTCAACGTCTTGTATACGGTTGACGACCCTAAGAAGCGGGCCGTTGGCTTCAAGCTTTCCGAAGGGATGGAAGTACCCAAGGAGCTGGAAGAGAAGAAGTTTAAGTTCGCCAGACAGAAGTCCAAGCTGGCCGGAACCATTCGGGGTACGTTTTTTGTAATTAAAGGTGAATATTAA
- a CDS encoding helix-turn-helix transcriptional regulator, whose translation MKKVERINIIMRYINNRAHFTISEIMQEFNISRSTAIRDIREIEAMGMPLVAEVGRDGGYSVMNNSVLPTVRFTDNEIKALFIAFMATRNQQLPYLKSRHSLTEKLLGLISENQQDDLVLLNQILLFEGTNPNNPDLLDLSDLPHPLLEKLIQILLLDSYLLITMKEEKANTSYPIYLLHLYREKSLWLIEGFDLKEEKKKIFPVDNLTDIQPYSTKKRLSKKKIEETLSMQDEAINLVLELGPKAIAQFRKYHPLKFTISYTNPYQTTAILKTFIHVHNAEELNEITNWLLFLGGDIKIREVPPEVLKVLHERLFSFCPSVGDIKKGNSHLP comes from the coding sequence ATGAAAAAGGTTGAACGGATTAATATCATCATGCGATATATCAACAACCGAGCCCACTTTACAATTTCCGAAATCATGCAAGAATTCAATATCTCCCGTTCAACGGCCATTAGAGATATCAGAGAAATTGAAGCCATGGGAATGCCTCTTGTCGCCGAAGTCGGTAGGGATGGGGGTTACTCTGTCATGAACAACTCGGTCCTGCCCACGGTTCGTTTTACCGATAATGAGATCAAAGCTCTGTTTATTGCCTTTATGGCCACAAGAAATCAACAACTCCCCTATCTGAAGAGCCGTCATTCTTTAACGGAAAAATTACTTGGCCTCATCTCGGAAAACCAGCAGGACGACCTTGTTCTTTTAAATCAAATTTTGCTTTTCGAAGGGACCAATCCCAATAATCCAGACCTGCTTGATCTGTCGGACCTCCCTCATCCCTTGTTAGAAAAACTGATCCAAATCCTTCTTCTGGACAGCTATTTATTAATTACCATGAAAGAAGAGAAGGCTAATACGTCTTATCCCATATATCTCTTGCACCTTTATCGGGAAAAAAGTCTCTGGCTGATCGAGGGCTTTGATTTAAAGGAAGAAAAGAAGAAGATTTTCCCTGTCGACAATCTTACCGATATCCAACCCTACTCGACGAAAAAAAGATTAAGCAAGAAAAAAATCGAAGAGACGCTGAGCATGCAGGATGAAGCAATCAACCTGGTTCTTGAACTTGGTCCCAAAGCAATTGCGCAGTTCAGAAAATACCATCCATTAAAATTTACGATTTCCTACACGAATCCTTACCAAACCACGGCCATTCTAAAGACTTTTATCCATGTTCACAATGCTGAGGAATTGAACGAAATAACAAATTGGCTGCTTTTTCTCGGTGGGGATATCAAGATCAGGGAAGTTCCGCCAGAAGTCTTAAAAGTTCTGCATGAAAGGTTATTCTCATTCTGCCCATCTGTTGGAGATATTAAAAAAGGAAACAGCCATTTGCCGTAA